The following are from one region of the Advenella mimigardefordensis DPN7 genome:
- a CDS encoding CoA transferase subunit A, with translation MDKVFANANQALEGIVADGQMIGVGGFGLCGIPEALIAALRDSGVKDLTCVSNNAGVDGFGLGQLLNTRQVKKMIASYVGENKEFERQYLAGELELEFTPQGTLAEKLRAGGAGIPAFFTRTGVGTIVADGKEIREFDGHQYVMERSLTPDVCLVKAYIADRSGNLIFRKTARNFNPNVAMAGKITVAEVEKIVEVGELDPDQIHLPGIYVQRIVLNEHPEKRIEQRTTRPSKGE, from the coding sequence ATGGATAAGGTATTTGCAAATGCCAATCAGGCGCTCGAAGGCATCGTAGCCGATGGGCAAATGATTGGTGTTGGGGGCTTCGGTCTTTGCGGTATTCCCGAGGCGTTGATTGCGGCTCTGCGGGATTCGGGGGTGAAAGACCTCACATGCGTGAGCAATAACGCCGGGGTTGATGGATTCGGACTGGGCCAGTTGCTCAATACGCGCCAGGTTAAAAAAATGATCGCCTCCTATGTGGGTGAGAACAAAGAGTTCGAGCGGCAATATCTGGCGGGCGAGCTGGAGCTGGAGTTTACGCCTCAGGGCACGCTGGCAGAAAAACTGCGCGCCGGTGGCGCCGGTATCCCGGCCTTCTTTACGCGCACCGGTGTGGGTACCATTGTGGCCGACGGCAAGGAAATTCGCGAGTTCGACGGACACCAGTACGTGATGGAGCGTTCGCTTACGCCTGATGTTTGCCTGGTCAAGGCATATATCGCCGATCGCAGCGGCAATCTGATTTTCCGCAAGACCGCACGTAACTTCAACCCTAATGTGGCCATGGCCGGCAAAATCACGGTGGCCGAAGTGGAAAAAATCGTTGAAGTGGGCGAGCTGGATCCGGACCAGATTCATCTTCCCGGCATTTACGTGCAGCGCATCGTACTGAATGAGCATCCTGAAAAACGGATTGAGCAACGCACGACCCGTCCGTCCAAAGGAGAATAA
- a CDS encoding DUF2325 domain-containing protein, giving the protein MIGNMRAVVVGADRLGNIPVLLKDHNIEIKQHISGRDPSHQKKTYQLPTGTQMVILLTDFLGHNVMKSFRSAAQKAGVPVVACRRSLCSMQQALTQSGFSCADCPQRHKAGKGN; this is encoded by the coding sequence ATGATTGGAAATATGAGGGCAGTAGTGGTTGGCGCAGATCGTCTGGGCAATATCCCGGTGCTTCTAAAAGATCATAATATTGAAATCAAGCAGCACATCAGCGGGCGCGACCCGTCCCATCAGAAAAAAACCTATCAATTGCCCACCGGCACGCAAATGGTTATTTTGCTTACAGACTTTCTGGGCCATAACGTCATGAAGTCGTTTCGGTCTGCAGCGCAAAAAGCAGGTGTGCCTGTGGTGGCTTGTCGCCGCTCACTATGCAGCATGCAGCAGGCGCTGACACAATCGGGATTCAGTTGTGCAGATTGCCCACAGCGTCACAAGGCAGGCAAGGGTAATTAA
- a CDS encoding electron transfer flavoprotein-ubiquinone oxidoreductase → MSERESMEYDVVIVGGGPAGLAAAIKFKQLCQEKGQDYSVCVLEKGGEIGAHILSGAVMDPQALTELIPDWKEKGAPLGVEVTEDQFLFLNETGQKSTPKWALPPCFHNEGNYIVRLGYVTRWLGEQAEALGVDIFPGFAATELLYNEAGGIRGVATGDMGLDRDGNQTAHYQPGMELHAKYTLFAEGSRGQLGRQLIAKYKLDQGRDPQSYGIGIKEMWEIDPAKFKKGLVVHTAGWPLDSDTYGGSFLYHLEDNLVMVGMVVGLDYANPWLSPFEEFQRYKTHPSIRPYFENGKRIAYGARAITAGGLLSLPKLVFPGGALIGCEAGFLNASRIKGSHAAIKTGSLAAEAAFEALAAERSQDILSAYPIAFEQSWLYEELNKARNFKQWFKKGRLIATLMTGIEQLVFKGKMPWTIHRKKADHECLKPAAECAKIDYPKPDGKLTFDRLTSVFISNTNHEENEPVHLTLKDASVPVDTNLRVYAGPEQRYCPAGVYEFIKDDQNQDRLQINAQNCVHCKTCDIKDPTQNIVWVAPQGGEGPVYNGM, encoded by the coding sequence ATGTCAGAACGCGAATCAATGGAATATGACGTTGTCATCGTCGGAGGCGGGCCGGCGGGCCTGGCAGCGGCAATCAAATTTAAACAACTCTGTCAGGAAAAAGGACAGGATTACTCAGTCTGTGTATTGGAAAAAGGCGGCGAAATTGGCGCGCATATTCTTTCTGGCGCAGTCATGGATCCGCAGGCGCTGACCGAGCTTATTCCCGACTGGAAAGAAAAAGGGGCGCCGCTGGGCGTAGAGGTAACCGAAGACCAATTTCTGTTCCTGAACGAAACCGGACAAAAATCCACTCCCAAGTGGGCGCTGCCACCCTGTTTTCACAACGAAGGCAACTATATCGTGCGGCTGGGCTACGTCACGCGATGGCTGGGTGAACAGGCCGAAGCGCTGGGCGTTGACATCTTCCCCGGATTTGCGGCCACCGAACTGCTCTACAACGAAGCCGGCGGCATCCGCGGCGTCGCTACCGGGGATATGGGTCTGGACCGCGACGGCAACCAGACCGCACATTACCAGCCCGGCATGGAACTGCACGCCAAATACACGCTGTTTGCCGAAGGATCTCGCGGCCAGCTTGGGCGCCAGTTGATTGCGAAATACAAGCTTGATCAGGGCCGCGACCCGCAAAGCTATGGTATCGGCATCAAGGAAATGTGGGAAATTGATCCTGCAAAATTCAAAAAAGGCCTGGTCGTGCATACTGCCGGCTGGCCGCTGGATTCTGATACCTATGGCGGTTCGTTCCTGTACCACCTGGAAGACAATCTTGTCATGGTGGGCATGGTGGTTGGGCTGGATTACGCCAACCCCTGGCTGTCTCCCTTCGAAGAATTTCAGCGTTATAAAACGCATCCAAGCATCCGGCCTTATTTTGAGAACGGTAAACGCATTGCCTATGGCGCCCGCGCCATTACCGCCGGTGGTTTGCTATCCCTGCCCAAACTGGTATTCCCGGGCGGTGCACTGATCGGCTGCGAAGCTGGCTTTCTGAATGCCAGCCGCATCAAAGGCAGCCATGCCGCCATCAAGACCGGTTCTCTGGCCGCTGAAGCCGCCTTCGAAGCACTGGCCGCCGAGCGCAGCCAGGACATCCTGTCAGCTTACCCTATTGCCTTTGAGCAGAGCTGGTTGTATGAAGAGCTGAACAAAGCGCGCAACTTCAAGCAATGGTTCAAAAAAGGACGACTGATCGCCACCCTCATGACCGGCATTGAGCAACTGGTGTTCAAGGGCAAAATGCCCTGGACGATTCATCGCAAAAAGGCCGATCACGAGTGCCTGAAGCCCGCTGCCGAGTGCGCGAAGATAGACTATCCAAAGCCAGATGGCAAACTGACCTTTGATCGCCTGACATCGGTGTTCATTTCTAACACCAACCATGAAGAAAACGAACCGGTGCACCTGACACTCAAAGACGCTTCCGTCCCGGTTGACACCAACCTGCGTGTGTATGCGGGTCCCGAGCAGCGCTATTGCCCGGCTGGCGTCTATGAGTTCATCAAGGACGACCAGAACCAGGATCGCCTGCAAATCAATGCGCAAAACTGCGTGCATTGCAAAACCTGTGATATTAAGGACCCCACACAGAATATTGTATGGGTGGCGCCGCAGGGGGGCGAAGGTCCGGTATACAACGGAATGTAA
- the acs gene encoding acetate--CoA ligase, producing MSTSIESVLVENRVFPPNDDFVRNATVAGMDAYKALYKEAEDDFEGFWKRQANEHLRWIKPFTQVLDDSAAPFYKWFADGELNVSYNCLDKHVVEGRGDQTAIIFEGDDGAVTPVTFKQLLARVSRFANGLKQAGYKKGDTAIIYLPMSIEAVVAMQACARLGIIHSVVFGGFSAKSLHERIVDVGASLVITSDGQYRGGKALPLKPAVDDALAQENTEKVRSVIVYRRTGGDISWTEGRDIWWSDFEDGQSDVCEPVAMNSEDPLFILYTSGSTGKPKGVQHSSAGYLLWAQLTVKWTFDQKPGDVFWCTADVGWITGHTYVTYGPLAAGLTQVVFEGVPTYPNAGRFWEMIGRHKVTTFYTAPTAIRSLIKASEADAKVHPDSFDLSSLRIIGSVGEPINPEAWVWYYKNVGKERCPIVDTWWQTETGGQMITPLPGATPLKPGSCTLPLPGIFASIVDETGEDVPNGKGGFLVVKKPWPAMIRNVWGDNERYKNSYFPSEFRGYYLAGDGAQRDADGYFWIMGRIDDVLNVSGHRLGTMEVESALVSHELVAEAAVVGRPDATTGEAVVAFVVLKRERPHGDEAKEIAKQLRDWVAKEIGPIAKPKDIRFGDNLPKTRSGKIMRRLLRVVAKGEEVTQDVSTLENPAILDQLTESV from the coding sequence ATGTCCACTTCAATTGAATCTGTGCTCGTCGAAAACCGGGTATTTCCGCCCAATGACGATTTCGTCCGGAATGCCACGGTTGCGGGTATGGATGCTTACAAAGCACTTTATAAAGAAGCTGAAGATGACTTCGAGGGCTTCTGGAAGCGTCAGGCCAATGAACATCTGCGCTGGATTAAGCCCTTCACCCAGGTTCTGGATGATTCGGCAGCGCCATTTTATAAATGGTTCGCCGACGGCGAATTAAATGTTTCGTACAACTGTCTGGATAAACACGTGGTCGAAGGACGTGGTGATCAGACTGCCATCATTTTCGAAGGGGATGATGGAGCAGTCACACCGGTTACTTTTAAGCAATTGCTGGCCCGGGTCAGTCGTTTCGCTAACGGCCTTAAGCAGGCTGGATACAAGAAAGGCGACACGGCCATTATTTATCTGCCTATGTCTATCGAGGCAGTCGTGGCCATGCAGGCTTGCGCGCGGCTTGGCATCATTCATTCGGTGGTGTTCGGCGGGTTTTCGGCCAAGAGCCTGCATGAACGGATTGTTGATGTGGGCGCTTCCCTGGTGATTACCTCTGATGGCCAGTATCGCGGCGGCAAAGCGCTGCCTTTGAAACCAGCCGTAGATGACGCACTGGCCCAGGAAAACACAGAGAAGGTACGCTCCGTGATCGTTTATCGCCGCACGGGCGGCGATATCAGCTGGACCGAAGGCCGCGACATTTGGTGGAGTGATTTCGAAGACGGTCAGTCCGATGTCTGCGAACCGGTAGCCATGAATTCGGAAGATCCGTTATTTATTCTCTATACATCGGGTTCCACCGGCAAACCCAAAGGCGTGCAACACTCCTCCGCCGGCTATCTGCTCTGGGCGCAATTGACGGTCAAGTGGACTTTTGATCAGAAACCAGGCGACGTCTTCTGGTGCACGGCCGACGTGGGCTGGATCACCGGCCACACATATGTGACCTACGGCCCGCTGGCTGCCGGTCTGACGCAGGTCGTCTTCGAGGGCGTACCAACATATCCCAATGCCGGTCGGTTTTGGGAGATGATTGGCCGCCACAAGGTCACGACCTTTTATACGGCACCAACCGCGATCCGTTCTCTGATCAAAGCCTCCGAGGCCGATGCCAAAGTGCATCCGGACAGCTTCGATCTGTCCAGCCTGCGTATCATTGGTTCGGTGGGTGAGCCCATCAATCCGGAAGCCTGGGTTTGGTATTACAAAAACGTCGGTAAAGAGCGCTGCCCGATTGTGGATACATGGTGGCAAACCGAAACCGGCGGCCAGATGATCACGCCGTTGCCTGGCGCAACACCGCTCAAGCCTGGTTCTTGCACGCTGCCGTTACCTGGTATCTTTGCTTCCATCGTCGATGAAACCGGCGAAGACGTACCTAACGGTAAGGGTGGTTTCCTGGTTGTCAAAAAACCGTGGCCTGCCATGATCCGGAACGTGTGGGGGGACAATGAGCGTTATAAAAACAGTTATTTCCCTTCAGAATTCCGTGGCTACTATCTGGCCGGTGATGGCGCGCAACGGGATGCAGATGGCTACTTCTGGATCATGGGACGTATCGATGACGTGCTGAACGTGTCCGGTCACCGTCTGGGCACCATGGAAGTGGAGTCCGCACTGGTATCGCATGAGCTGGTTGCAGAAGCCGCCGTTGTCGGACGCCCGGATGCCACTACCGGTGAAGCCGTGGTCGCGTTCGTGGTCCTGAAGCGTGAGCGTCCGCATGGTGACGAGGCCAAAGAGATCGCCAAGCAGTTGCGTGACTGGGTTGCCAAAGAAATCGGCCCGATTGCCAAACCCAAAGATATCCGTTTTGGCGACAATCTTCCTAAAACACGTTCAGGCAAAATCATGCGGCGTCTGCTGCGTGTGGTGGCCAAAGGCGAAGAGGTCACCCAGGATGTCTCTACGCTTGAAAACCCCGCCATCCTGGATCAGCTGACCGAATCTGTCTGA
- a CDS encoding C40 family peptidase, whose product MPPHSLVSFSHFRTRLRRSLFSLLCISLSSVTFSQVAIADDLDQEQSQKLIITQNGVVDAATEKPVSEWDPRISDPIGDLIAQAKLRRNNKDAAIDSPVSASSELAEAALNYLGVRYRFGGTTPKGGFDCSGLIYYTASKYMGVNLPRVASSMAQIGESVSRDELKPGDLVFFNTRGKRYSHVGIYVGENKFVHSPRTGSVVRVDKMDNVYWNKRYNGARRLEGQRVASR is encoded by the coding sequence ATGCCCCCACACTCCCTTGTTAGTTTCAGCCATTTCCGTACCCGTCTTCGACGGTCCCTGTTCTCCCTCCTCTGCATTTCCCTCAGTAGTGTCACTTTCTCCCAAGTCGCTATCGCCGACGACCTCGATCAGGAACAATCTCAGAAACTCATTATCACGCAAAATGGCGTAGTTGATGCAGCAACTGAAAAGCCTGTATCAGAGTGGGATCCCCGGATTTCAGACCCCATCGGTGACCTGATTGCCCAGGCCAAGCTGCGTCGCAATAACAAAGACGCCGCTATCGATTCACCCGTATCTGCTTCCAGCGAACTGGCAGAAGCGGCATTGAACTATCTTGGCGTGCGCTACCGTTTTGGTGGCACAACCCCCAAGGGTGGTTTTGACTGCTCTGGCCTGATTTACTACACTGCCAGCAAATACATGGGCGTCAACCTGCCGCGCGTGGCTTCGTCCATGGCGCAAATTGGCGAATCGGTCAGCCGCGACGAGCTTAAACCCGGCGACCTGGTCTTTTTCAATACCCGGGGCAAACGGTACTCGCATGTCGGTATTTATGTTGGCGAGAATAAATTTGTTCATTCACCGCGCACAGGCTCTGTTGTTCGTGTAGACAAGATGGACAATGTTTACTGGAACAAGCGCTATAACGGCGCACGCCGCCTGGAAGGACAACGCGTGGCTTCTCGCTGA
- a CDS encoding acyl-CoA thioesterase: MPDSADSADRISPASSQDRSVQGEHRHIFALRWADMDALQHVNNTVYFRAIEEARMQILGPLRHLFAPGTGVVLARAECDFLRPMSWPGNMEIVHQLARLGRSSLDCNILIRKEGEPDILYARSRAVVVLSDLASGKSSPWSAALLEQLQKQFALAPSHAGA; the protein is encoded by the coding sequence GTGCCCGATAGTGCCGACAGTGCTGATCGTATATCCCCGGCTTCGTCACAGGATCGTTCCGTACAGGGCGAACACCGCCATATATTTGCCCTGCGCTGGGCCGATATGGATGCATTGCAACATGTAAACAATACCGTGTATTTTCGTGCCATCGAAGAGGCCCGCATGCAAATCCTCGGTCCGTTGCGCCATTTGTTTGCACCAGGCACCGGGGTTGTACTGGCCCGTGCAGAATGTGATTTTCTCAGGCCAATGAGCTGGCCGGGCAATATGGAAATTGTTCATCAACTGGCCAGATTGGGTCGTTCCAGTCTGGATTGTAATATTCTCATACGCAAGGAAGGCGAGCCGGATATCCTGTATGCGCGTTCCCGTGCCGTGGTGGTGCTGAGTGATTTGGCATCGGGAAAGTCGAGTCCATGGTCGGCGGCGTTGCTTGAGCAATTGCAAAAGCAGTTTGCACTGGCACCGTCACATGCTGGCGCATGA
- a CDS encoding TetR/AcrR family transcriptional regulator: MATNRSEVTRNSILNAAETLFVKTGYDATSLRQITSAASVNLASINYHFGSKEELVRAVLKRRLEWINRERIRLLDELEKAAAPAPVKPSLLVDAFFGTLLRHASDPEHDANIFMRLLERTMTDPSNFIKTLFAQEYMEVVARYKTAFVRAMPDVPEADIIWRFHFMLGATSYAIAGINILQGVLPNVTSSLVDENAYDELLLPRLMSFLLGGLRAPLPTA; this comes from the coding sequence ATGGCTACTAATCGCAGCGAAGTGACCCGCAATTCGATTCTGAATGCCGCGGAAACCCTGTTTGTGAAGACAGGCTATGACGCAACGTCCTTGCGCCAGATAACATCGGCAGCCAGCGTCAATCTGGCGTCCATCAACTACCATTTCGGCAGCAAGGAAGAATTGGTGCGCGCAGTCTTAAAGCGCCGTCTTGAATGGATTAACCGCGAACGCATTCGCCTGCTGGATGAACTGGAAAAAGCAGCCGCGCCTGCTCCGGTCAAGCCATCGCTGCTGGTCGATGCCTTCTTCGGCACGCTGCTGCGTCATGCATCCGATCCCGAACACGACGCAAATATTTTCATGCGGCTGCTTGAACGCACCATGACCGACCCATCCAATTTCATCAAAACCCTGTTTGCCCAGGAATATATGGAAGTGGTCGCCCGCTACAAAACCGCATTTGTACGCGCCATGCCCGATGTGCCGGAGGCAGACATCATCTGGCGTTTTCATTTCATGCTTGGCGCAACCTCGTATGCGATTGCCGGCATCAACATTCTGCAGGGCGTTCTACCGAATGTCACCTCGTCGCTGGTCGACGAGAATGCGTATGACGAACTGCTCCTACCCCGATTAATGAGTTTCCTTTTAGGAGGACTGCGTGCCCCTCTCCCAACAGCTTAA